A window from Syntrophorhabdales bacterium encodes these proteins:
- a CDS encoding ATP-binding protein, which produces MHCAYIKRKLETEVTRRLNSFAAVAVLDPRRSGKSTLARIIMQGHKDGAYLDLERPSDIRKLSEPEIFLDSHKEELMCLDEIQRRPDLFPVLRSVIDERGRHGQFLILGSASRDLIRQSSESLAGRIAYLELTPFLLSEVKSRGSRNTLWLRGGFPESFLAGSNMESVDWRQNFVRTFLERDIPQLGFRIPATTLERLWQMCAHYHGQLLNQSSLGAALDTSHTTIRSYLDLLSETFMIRVLPPFLPNLKKRLVKSPRIYIRDSGILHTLLDIEDEDDLLGHPVRGASWEGFVIENILGELRNWRSFFYRSATGAEIDLVLEKGRTRIGVECKLSAAPEVSKGFWNALDDLSIKEAWVVAPVEESYPLARNVTVAPLTGFIRSMTTLTKKTRQTTIPLSAVHRGNLCGEHRPPKWRH; this is translated from the coding sequence ATGCATTGTGCGTACATAAAGAGAAAGCTGGAAACGGAAGTAACCAGGCGCCTCAATTCTTTCGCTGCAGTGGCTGTCCTGGACCCTAGACGAAGCGGAAAATCGACCCTTGCCCGGATAATTATGCAAGGGCACAAAGATGGGGCCTATTTGGACCTCGAGCGACCATCCGACATTCGAAAGCTGTCAGAGCCGGAGATATTTCTCGATTCGCACAAGGAGGAACTCATGTGCCTCGACGAAATACAGCGGCGCCCTGACCTCTTTCCTGTGCTACGGAGCGTGATTGACGAACGCGGTCGGCACGGTCAATTCCTTATCCTTGGATCTGCATCTCGGGATCTCATACGCCAGAGTTCTGAGAGCCTTGCCGGCCGCATAGCGTATCTGGAACTGACACCCTTTTTGCTTTCTGAGGTTAAATCTCGCGGCTCACGGAACACGCTTTGGCTCAGGGGAGGTTTTCCGGAAAGCTTCTTAGCCGGATCGAACATGGAGAGCGTAGACTGGCGACAGAACTTTGTTCGAACGTTTCTGGAGAGAGACATACCCCAATTGGGCTTCCGTATACCCGCCACGACTTTGGAGCGGTTGTGGCAGATGTGTGCACACTACCATGGGCAGCTTCTGAACCAGTCCAGCCTTGGCGCAGCGCTTGACACCAGCCATACGACAATAAGGTCTTATCTCGACTTACTATCGGAAACCTTCATGATACGCGTCTTACCACCGTTTCTTCCGAATCTGAAAAAAAGGCTCGTTAAGTCTCCCCGCATCTACATCCGGGATTCGGGTATACTGCACACACTATTGGACATCGAAGATGAGGATGATCTTCTGGGTCACCCGGTACGAGGCGCATCATGGGAAGGGTTCGTCATCGAAAACATCCTCGGGGAGCTTCGGAACTGGCGCAGCTTTTTCTACCGGTCAGCTACAGGTGCTGAGATCGATCTCGTACTGGAGAAAGGTCGGACGAGGATCGGGGTGGAATGTAAACTTTCGGCCGCACCGGAGGTAAGCAAGGGATTCTGGAATGCGCTTGACGACCTTTCCATCAAAGAGGCATGGGTAGTGGCTCCGGTGGAAGAAAGTTACCCCTTAGCCAGGAACGTGACCGTCGCCCCCTTGACCGGGTTCATCCGGTCCATGACAACGCTAACAAAGAAAACTCGTCAAACGACCATACCACTGTCCGCGGTTCACAGGGGCAATCTGTGCGGGGAACATCGCCCTCCCAAATGGCGCCATTGA
- a CDS encoding antibiotic biosynthesis monooxygenase: MFVVIVNFPPVREGKDEEFREWFVWTNKEFANCKGFIGRRLLKSTKDGSYAAIMEHESQETFVAMGKTPAHAEAGRRAALLLDGQPTVHFYEAIE; the protein is encoded by the coding sequence ATGTTTGTTGTGATTGTCAATTTTCCACCTGTCAGGGAAGGGAAAGACGAGGAGTTCAGAGAGTGGTTTGTCTGGACAAATAAGGAATTTGCCAACTGCAAGGGCTTTATTGGTCGCCGGCTTTTGAAGTCCACGAAGGACGGCTCGTACGCTGCCATTATGGAGCACGAAAGCCAGGAAACCTTTGTTGCCATGGGTAAGACCCCTGCCCATGCCGAGGCAGGGAGGCGTGCAGCACTCCTTCTCGACGGCCAACCGACAGTGCATTTCTATGAAGCGATCGAATGA
- a CDS encoding lipopolysaccharide kinase InaA family protein, with the protein MHIFRTSGITWFLEDEPLERVVQELAYEPAQRRVHLVREYEHGKVFIKFFREKGLSGQIRNRILPRGKKEYELSKKLRSLSIPTPKPLGYGVAPQGSYLVQEWIEGVPLLDWVENRNKREQLLVSLVTLLARLKSAGFRHNDLHLANMIASSDEIYLVDLHKGAFKKNFTVGDDVSNVSHALAILYESMDEREKEWFFKQYGGDALRVPVEKELARLRQRWVERKAERAFRTTSLLERSGNRITVRSVDGEIHGAYLATIKKDKKVKVERYADHLRKTYVHRRRLHRAWKHHVILEYMRFFITPRPYYVEGPSTSGPGYIAMEDLTGKGEELDRFLDRNYDGMEVPARRAFIGRLSLFFVSVLKKKIFHADLKACNIFVLQKGSFLFLDVEDLNFSGFDDAAIKRMLVQLNTTIPQRIPIGDRLRFFTKITEGLLPRPERKCLLKEIISESLQSEIVYEGVSGLKREAWK; encoded by the coding sequence TTGCACATCTTTAGAACATCGGGCATAACATGGTTTCTTGAGGATGAGCCACTCGAGCGCGTGGTGCAAGAGCTCGCATACGAGCCGGCGCAAAGACGGGTTCACCTGGTCAGGGAATACGAGCATGGAAAAGTCTTCATAAAATTCTTCAGGGAGAAAGGTCTCTCCGGTCAGATCAGGAACCGTATCCTTCCAAGAGGAAAAAAAGAGTACGAGCTGAGCAAGAAGCTTCGCTCACTGTCGATACCCACGCCGAAACCGCTAGGGTACGGTGTGGCACCACAGGGATCTTACTTAGTCCAGGAATGGATAGAGGGGGTGCCCCTTCTCGACTGGGTGGAGAACAGAAACAAGAGAGAACAGCTTCTCGTATCCCTCGTCACGCTTCTTGCACGGCTGAAATCAGCGGGTTTCCGTCACAACGATCTGCATCTCGCGAACATGATTGCATCATCGGATGAAATCTATCTCGTGGATCTCCACAAAGGTGCCTTCAAAAAGAATTTCACAGTGGGGGACGATGTTTCGAATGTTTCCCATGCCCTTGCTATTCTCTATGAGAGCATGGATGAGAGGGAGAAGGAATGGTTTTTCAAGCAGTATGGCGGCGATGCGCTCAGGGTCCCGGTTGAGAAGGAACTGGCGCGTCTCAGGCAGCGCTGGGTGGAGAGAAAGGCCGAACGGGCATTCAGGACGACGTCACTGCTTGAGCGTTCCGGAAATCGGATCACCGTGAGGAGCGTGGACGGGGAGATACATGGTGCCTACCTTGCGACGATCAAGAAGGATAAGAAGGTGAAGGTCGAGCGCTACGCTGATCATCTGCGCAAGACCTATGTCCATAGACGGAGGTTGCACCGTGCCTGGAAGCACCACGTAATCCTGGAGTACATGCGATTTTTCATAACCCCGCGGCCTTACTATGTGGAAGGGCCGTCCACATCAGGGCCGGGTTACATAGCAATGGAGGACCTGACAGGGAAGGGCGAGGAACTCGACCGGTTCCTGGACAGAAACTATGACGGTATGGAGGTTCCTGCGAGGCGCGCTTTTATCGGCCGCCTTTCATTGTTCTTTGTATCGGTCCTGAAAAAAAAGATATTCCACGCGGACTTGAAGGCATGCAACATATTCGTGCTGCAGAAGGGCTCTTTTCTTTTTCTTGACGTGGAAGATCTGAATTTTTCCGGCTTTGACGATGCGGCCATCAAGAGAATGCTGGTGCAGCTCAACACCACCATACCTCAGAGGATTCCGATTGGTGATCGTCTCCGCTTCTTTACGAAGATTACAGAGGGGCTTTTGCCGCGGCCTGAGCGAAAGTGCCTGCTCAAGGAGATCATTTCGGAATCGCTGCAGAGTGAGATCGTTTATGAAGGGGTTAGTGGTCTCAAAAGGGAAGCATGGAAATAG
- a CDS encoding radical SAM protein, with amino-acid sequence MIVPVFLPHLGCRQKCIYCNQHHITGETSSRGTEESIRRALDPVSEPVEVAIYGGNPFGLGPDGLARLFGSFREYRKKIKTIRLSTEPIKPDMQVIDLLRAHNVTTVELGIPVFSDEKLRALGRRHTVRDLYDTYEVLTGAGFTVGIQVMVGLPEETTQDIRSTVEHLLRLEPAFIRIYPLVVLRDTPLCAAFHEKRFTPLSLEEAVLRALFIYLHAVTHSVKVIKMGLTGNEFLKSEIVAGPYHPAFGYLVRSEAFFLAILKVCKEHWLSGTVTVLISKKDVPHLIGHRRFNIKRFEEQSLHVDWRETDLSPGEFLVCIPERMSGANVRSRGRPSLRPGTPGGSEEPTQPYLTVRRGERRSDNEGIRVKGHWLQDAISMLPF; translated from the coding sequence GTGATCGTGCCCGTCTTTCTGCCGCATCTTGGATGCCGACAGAAGTGCATCTATTGTAATCAACATCATATTACGGGGGAGACAAGCAGCCGGGGCACAGAAGAGAGCATCCGCAGGGCTCTCGATCCTGTCAGTGAACCGGTTGAAGTAGCGATCTACGGAGGCAATCCTTTCGGTCTCGGGCCGGACGGGTTGGCCCGTCTCTTCGGTTCCTTCAGAGAATATCGAAAAAAGATAAAAACCATACGCCTGTCGACCGAACCAATCAAGCCGGACATGCAGGTCATCGACCTCTTGCGCGCCCACAATGTGACAACGGTAGAACTGGGGATTCCCGTCTTCTCAGATGAGAAGCTGCGCGCCCTTGGCAGACGTCATACGGTCAGGGACCTGTACGATACCTACGAGGTTCTCACCGGTGCGGGCTTTACGGTAGGCATCCAGGTAATGGTAGGGCTGCCCGAAGAGACAACTCAGGATATACGCTCGACCGTCGAGCATCTGCTGCGTCTCGAGCCTGCCTTTATCCGGATCTACCCGCTTGTCGTGTTGCGGGATACGCCGCTCTGTGCAGCGTTTCATGAAAAGCGATTCACTCCCTTAAGCCTCGAAGAGGCTGTTCTCAGGGCGCTGTTCATCTATCTGCACGCGGTGACCCATTCCGTAAAGGTAATAAAGATGGGTCTCACAGGAAACGAGTTTCTGAAAAGCGAGATCGTGGCCGGTCCTTATCATCCTGCGTTCGGCTATCTCGTGCGCTCAGAAGCTTTTTTTCTCGCAATACTCAAGGTCTGCAAGGAACACTGGCTTTCCGGCACGGTCACGGTCTTAATCAGCAAAAAGGATGTACCTCACCTGATCGGGCATCGCCGCTTCAACATCAAGAGATTCGAAGAACAGTCACTTCACGTTGATTGGCGTGAGACCGATCTCTCTCCCGGCGAGTTTTTGGTCTGTATTCCAGAGAGAATGTCTGGAGCCAATGTCCGTTCGCGTGGACGACCCAGCCTTCGGCCGGGTACCCCGGGCGGCAGCGAGGAGCCGACGCAGCCGTACCTTACGGTACGGCGAGGAGAGCGACGTAGCGACAACGAAGGTATACGCGTGAAGGGACATTGGCTCCAGGATGCTATTTCCATGCTTCCCTTTTGA
- the rnc gene encoding ribonuclease III, translated as MHKKHFPSPLEETIKYTFKNRSLLDHAITHTSSLKEEEQRAKSDNEKLEYLGDAILNAVISILLYRKYRDRNEGFLSNARSVLVKRDALTEIARDLELENHMAFGNGKSRVPKDSKVLSNMVEALIGAVYMDGGFRVATRIIRQLFHQYFDEEKLQTKNPKNELQEYSQKRWGVLPRYRLTRKMQDGFSIYVYVSKTLKARGIGKSKREAERHAAEALLKEIKRRS; from the coding sequence GTGCACAAAAAACATTTTCCTTCACCGCTGGAAGAAACGATCAAATACACATTCAAGAACAGGTCCCTTCTCGACCATGCGATAACGCATACCTCTTCACTGAAAGAGGAGGAGCAGCGCGCGAAATCCGACAATGAAAAGCTGGAATACCTCGGGGACGCCATTCTCAACGCGGTGATCAGCATCCTTCTCTACAGAAAGTATAGAGACAGGAATGAGGGCTTTCTCAGCAATGCGCGCTCTGTGCTCGTCAAGAGAGACGCCCTGACGGAGATTGCGCGTGACCTCGAACTGGAAAACCACATGGCCTTCGGCAATGGGAAGTCCCGCGTGCCGAAAGATTCAAAGGTTCTTTCCAACATGGTCGAGGCGCTCATCGGCGCTGTGTACATGGACGGCGGTTTCCGCGTTGCGACACGCATCATACGACAGCTCTTTCATCAATACTTTGACGAGGAAAAACTTCAGACCAAGAATCCCAAAAATGAACTCCAGGAATACTCTCAAAAACGATGGGGCGTGCTCCCGCGGTACCGCCTCACGAGAAAAATGCAGGATGGCTTCAGCATTTACGTCTACGTGAGCAAGACACTCAAAGCCAGGGGCATCGGCAAAAGCAAGAGAGAAGCAGAACGGCACGCTGCCGAAGCCTTGCTGAAAGAGATAAAGCGGCGATCGTGA
- a CDS encoding class I adenylate-forming enzyme family protein, with amino-acid sequence MGNVYIHIGEILARNARMYPNDVALVERIPAEKKRFQITWREFDEGANRFANVLAKKGIRKGDKVVHWMNNSINWLIAYFGIVRTGAWVVPLNFRFTGADLKYCCDVAEPKLLVFDQDFTSKIEEVRKELPAKDYICLGEKIPQFAESFTTLINSASSTPLDIEIGFDDPCGLYFTSGTTGQPKPILLTHKNMVCACITENAHHYQKREDNFILIPPLYHTGAKMHWFGSFIVGSKAVILKGVSPEWVLEAVNEEGGTIVWLLVPWAQDILLKLDSGELKKENYKLDQWRLMHIGAQPVPPSLIMHWKKYFPAMQYDTDYGLSESTGPGCVHLGIENTHKVGAIGVPGFNWEARIVDENGRDVSKGEPGELIVRGDGVMREYYKNPEATARTLRDGWLYTGDMVRMDDEGFIWIVDRKKDVIITGGENVFPVEVEDFLHAHPAVKDVAAIGLPDERLGEIVVVIIDVVPGKSLTEEEVIKFSEGLPKYKRPRKIVFGEVPRNPTGKIEKPKLRKLYGGSEEAFKMK; translated from the coding sequence ATGGGTAATGTATACATTCATATAGGCGAAATACTGGCACGAAACGCTCGAATGTATCCAAATGACGTGGCGCTGGTCGAACGCATTCCCGCCGAAAAGAAGAGGTTTCAGATTACCTGGAGGGAGTTTGACGAGGGCGCAAATCGCTTCGCGAATGTGCTCGCGAAGAAGGGCATTCGAAAAGGCGACAAGGTCGTTCATTGGATGAACAATTCAATCAACTGGCTGATTGCTTACTTTGGCATTGTGCGGACCGGAGCGTGGGTGGTGCCCCTCAACTTCCGCTTTACAGGAGCCGATCTCAAGTACTGCTGCGATGTCGCAGAGCCGAAGCTCCTGGTGTTCGATCAGGATTTCACATCGAAAATAGAAGAAGTCCGCAAAGAACTTCCCGCAAAGGATTATATCTGCCTGGGCGAAAAAATCCCGCAGTTCGCCGAGTCGTTCACGACCCTTATCAATAGTGCATCCAGCACACCGCTTGACATCGAGATCGGTTTTGACGATCCCTGCGGTCTCTATTTTACATCCGGCACCACGGGACAGCCGAAGCCGATACTTCTGACCCACAAGAACATGGTCTGCGCCTGTATCACTGAAAATGCCCACCATTACCAGAAGCGCGAAGACAACTTTATTCTTATCCCGCCGCTGTATCATACAGGCGCAAAAATGCACTGGTTCGGGAGTTTCATCGTGGGCAGCAAAGCGGTCATTCTCAAAGGTGTATCGCCTGAATGGGTTCTGGAAGCGGTCAATGAGGAGGGCGGCACAATAGTCTGGCTCCTGGTTCCGTGGGCGCAGGATATACTTCTTAAGCTGGACAGCGGCGAGCTCAAGAAGGAGAATTACAAGCTTGACCAGTGGCGTTTGATGCACATCGGGGCGCAGCCTGTACCGCCGAGCCTGATCATGCACTGGAAAAAGTATTTTCCTGCCATGCAGTACGACACGGACTACGGCCTGAGTGAATCGACAGGTCCCGGCTGTGTACATCTTGGAATCGAGAATACGCATAAAGTCGGGGCGATCGGCGTGCCCGGATTCAACTGGGAGGCTCGCATCGTTGATGAAAACGGGCGTGATGTGTCGAAGGGTGAGCCGGGAGAACTCATCGTGCGCGGAGACGGCGTAATGAGGGAATACTACAAAAATCCGGAGGCCACGGCAAGAACCTTGAGAGACGGGTGGCTGTACACCGGTGACATGGTCCGCATGGACGACGAAGGCTTCATCTGGATCGTCGATCGGAAGAAGGACGTGATTATAACAGGAGGCGAAAATGTCTTCCCTGTTGAAGTGGAGGATTTCCTGCACGCACACCCCGCAGTCAAGGATGTGGCGGCAATAGGCCTGCCGGACGAGCGTCTGGGAGAAATCGTCGTGGTGATCATAGACGTAGTTCCCGGAAAGAGTCTTACCGAGGAGGAAGTGATCAAATTCTCCGAAGGCTTGCCGAAGTACAAACGGCCAAGAAAGATTGTCTTCGGCGAAGTTCCCCGTAATCCCACGGGTAAAATTGAGAAGCCCAAGCTGAGAAAGCTGTACGGAGGCTCAGAAGAAGCTTTCAAGATGAAATAA
- a CDS encoding class I adenylate-forming enzyme family protein, whose amino-acid sequence MNFARFCWLNASKFPNREFLIESYPSKKARRALTWKDLNDQTNKVANYLIKDCGIKKGDVVQHLMLNSLEWYVTYMAVLKAGAVISPLNFRFASSDIKYACDVTKSKVFILGDGFVSRVEPIMKEMSYVKQYICVGENVPASMASYKQVLEKGDTANVLVDTKDDDMAELMFTSGTTGAPKPVCHTHETLFYIGIGNALTYNLGYNSVYLAPHPFYHSGTLFLSFPCFIAAGKILMAMEIQPEFYLRSLADEKCTGGWNTVPTWSDVLNAIKSGAVNLKDYDLSALRHIEIGAQPVPYVLLEDSKKIFPNLPIANIYGITEGGGGGLTNCYDEDIMRKPGSIGKATVFMEAKVVDGEGKECKPNEVGELLMKGPRLMKEYAYNPEMTAKTITDGWLHTGDLAYIDEEGYIFFADRAKDLIIRGGENIFPAEIEDCLRKHPKVQDIAVLGYPHPRLVEIVMAIIQTKPGQALTDQEVIDFVKEKGLAKYKWPEKMVYSDIPRNPAGKIEKPKLRDIYVKPAKEAMEKEFKKQ is encoded by the coding sequence ATGAATTTTGCACGGTTTTGCTGGCTGAATGCAAGTAAGTTTCCTAACCGCGAGTTTCTCATCGAGAGTTACCCTTCAAAGAAGGCCAGGAGGGCTCTCACCTGGAAGGATCTCAATGATCAGACGAACAAAGTGGCAAATTATCTCATCAAGGACTGCGGGATCAAGAAGGGGGACGTCGTCCAGCACCTGATGCTCAACAGCCTCGAATGGTACGTCACCTATATGGCGGTTCTGAAAGCGGGTGCCGTCATCAGCCCGCTCAATTTCCGTTTTGCGTCGAGCGACATTAAGTATGCGTGCGACGTAACAAAGAGCAAGGTCTTCATTCTGGGCGACGGGTTTGTTTCGCGCGTAGAGCCCATTATGAAAGAGATGAGCTATGTGAAGCAATACATATGCGTCGGTGAGAATGTGCCGGCAAGCATGGCCTCATATAAGCAGGTCCTGGAGAAAGGTGATACGGCTAATGTGCTGGTTGACACGAAAGATGACGACATGGCTGAACTCATGTTCACATCAGGCACAACGGGCGCACCGAAGCCGGTGTGCCACACACATGAGACACTCTTCTACATCGGTATTGGTAACGCCCTGACGTACAACCTCGGGTATAACAGCGTGTACCTGGCTCCGCATCCTTTCTACCACAGCGGGACCCTTTTTCTCTCTTTCCCTTGCTTCATCGCCGCAGGGAAAATCCTGATGGCCATGGAGATACAACCGGAATTCTATCTGAGGAGTCTTGCGGATGAGAAGTGCACGGGCGGCTGGAACACCGTTCCCACGTGGTCGGACGTGCTGAATGCCATAAAATCGGGTGCGGTCAACCTCAAGGATTATGACCTGTCGGCTCTCAGGCACATAGAGATCGGTGCGCAGCCTGTTCCTTATGTGTTGCTCGAAGATTCGAAAAAGATCTTTCCGAATCTGCCCATTGCTAATATTTACGGTATCACCGAAGGCGGTGGTGGTGGTCTTACCAACTGCTATGACGAAGACATCATGCGGAAACCCGGTTCAATAGGCAAAGCGACAGTCTTCATGGAAGCAAAAGTTGTGGACGGGGAAGGGAAGGAATGCAAGCCTAATGAAGTTGGCGAGCTCCTGATGAAGGGCCCGAGGCTCATGAAGGAATATGCGTATAATCCCGAGATGACTGCAAAGACGATCACTGATGGCTGGCTGCACACGGGTGATCTTGCGTACATAGACGAGGAGGGCTACATCTTCTTCGCAGACAGGGCAAAGGATCTCATCATCAGGGGCGGTGAGAATATATTCCCGGCGGAGATTGAGGACTGCTTGAGAAAACACCCCAAGGTCCAGGACATTGCCGTGCTTGGTTATCCCCACCCGAGGCTTGTCGAGATAGTGATGGCGATTATCCAGACAAAGCCGGGCCAGGCCCTGACCGACCAGGAAGTGATCGACTTCGTCAAGGAGAAAGGTCTCGCCAAATACAAATGGCCTGAAAAGATGGTCTATTCGGATATCCCCCGCAATCCGGCAGGGAAGATCGAGAAGCCCAAACTAAGGGACATCTACGTGAAGCCTGCGAAGGAGGCCATGGAAAAGGAGTTCAAGAAACAATAA
- a CDS encoding HesA/MoeB/ThiF family protein, with product MEVDEKKTELRDHLLGRSKEGLLSWADQRTAAELYGMSLSQVEEVALEAGLLPTRYQRNRKTLSIEDQLKLLRGTVAIIGCGGLGGYIVEELARIGVGQLRAIDPDVFEEHNLNRQLMSSIAALGQPKVEAASARVAQINPAVEVLAVRDRFSRENGRPFLGGVSVAVDALDNIITRLELAEVCSDLGVPLVHGSIAGWYGQIVTQLPGESTLQAIYGRCAEGVGVEKHLGNPSFTPAVVASLQVAEVCKILLGRGTSVTGAMLTINLLDMQFSKFKIKC from the coding sequence ATGGAAGTTGATGAAAAAAAGACAGAATTGCGCGACCACTTGCTGGGCAGAAGCAAGGAAGGTTTGTTGTCGTGGGCAGATCAAAGAACTGCGGCGGAACTGTACGGTATGAGCCTGAGTCAGGTCGAGGAGGTCGCACTGGAAGCCGGTCTGTTGCCCACTCGTTACCAACGCAACCGCAAGACATTATCAATCGAAGATCAACTGAAGCTTTTGCGCGGCACGGTGGCGATCATTGGGTGCGGAGGACTGGGCGGCTATATTGTAGAGGAATTGGCCCGGATTGGTGTAGGTCAGTTGAGGGCCATTGATCCTGATGTGTTCGAGGAGCACAACCTCAACCGTCAACTCATGTCGTCGATCGCGGCACTGGGGCAGCCAAAAGTTGAAGCTGCTTCAGCCAGAGTAGCGCAAATAAATCCCGCTGTTGAGGTCCTTGCCGTGAGGGACCGTTTCTCCAGAGAGAATGGCAGGCCATTCCTTGGTGGCGTCAGCGTCGCGGTTGATGCCCTGGATAACATAATCACCCGGCTGGAATTGGCAGAGGTCTGTTCCGACCTCGGCGTCCCCCTGGTCCACGGTTCAATTGCAGGATGGTACGGCCAGATCGTCACTCAGTTGCCGGGAGAAAGCACGTTGCAGGCAATTTACGGACGCTGCGCTGAAGGAGTAGGTGTTGAGAAGCATCTTGGTAATCCCTCGTTTACCCCGGCGGTTGTCGCAAGCCTCCAGGTCGCAGAGGTCTGCAAGATCCTTTTGGGGCGCGGCACATCAGTGACCGGTGCAATGCTTACGATCAATCTTCTGGACATGCAGTTCAGTAAGTTCAAGATAAAGTGCTGA
- a CDS encoding OFA family MFS transporter, which translates to MTEQQESKGWTVTFCGMGVNLALGILYAWSVIKGGIPDSWGWSNADKALPYSVACLIFALAMVPAGRLQDKIGPRWVSTIGGILVGVGFIIAALAGSSLAGFVAGFGVLAGTGIGFGYASATPPAVKWFPPQKTGLIAGLVVAGFGLASVYIAPLATQLLSSFGTVITKTDPAGAVKQVVEKGVSSTMLVFGIAFLVIVVILSQWLKDPPKGYVPAGTPAKGSAAAKASVDRGWKEMLSTGQFYILWLIYFAGASAGLTFISVAQDLGKKSLGELAFVAVAVLAVGNASGRIVAGIISDKMGRQWTMFGFLILQAIVLFVLYLLKGGAEWPIVLLIVLLIGANYGSNLSLFPSATKDYFGLKNFGVNYGFVFTAWGIAGLIMPWVNGRIKDATGSDTLTFFIIIAVLIIAALLTFVSRSIAARDAALAKA; encoded by the coding sequence ATGACTGAACAACAGGAATCGAAAGGCTGGACCGTCACATTTTGTGGAATGGGTGTCAACCTTGCACTCGGTATCCTCTATGCGTGGAGTGTCATTAAGGGCGGCATTCCTGACTCGTGGGGCTGGAGCAATGCGGACAAGGCTCTCCCATACTCCGTCGCGTGTCTGATCTTTGCACTGGCCATGGTGCCTGCCGGCAGGCTGCAGGATAAAATCGGCCCGCGCTGGGTCTCGACTATCGGCGGCATTCTGGTCGGTGTCGGTTTTATTATTGCGGCTCTTGCAGGTTCCTCGCTTGCCGGTTTTGTCGCAGGGTTTGGTGTCTTGGCGGGCACCGGGATAGGTTTCGGGTATGCGTCGGCGACGCCTCCGGCAGTGAAATGGTTTCCTCCCCAAAAGACAGGACTCATCGCAGGACTCGTAGTTGCGGGTTTTGGGCTTGCGTCAGTCTACATAGCACCTCTTGCTACGCAACTGCTGAGTTCGTTCGGGACTGTTATAACAAAAACTGATCCCGCCGGCGCTGTCAAACAGGTTGTTGAAAAGGGAGTCTCCAGCACCATGCTGGTGTTTGGTATTGCATTTCTTGTCATAGTGGTGATCCTGTCGCAGTGGTTGAAGGATCCCCCTAAAGGATACGTGCCGGCCGGTACCCCGGCAAAAGGAAGCGCCGCAGCTAAAGCTTCAGTAGATCGGGGTTGGAAAGAGATGCTCTCCACAGGACAATTCTACATTCTCTGGCTTATCTACTTTGCCGGTGCTTCTGCCGGACTGACTTTCATCAGCGTCGCGCAGGATCTCGGGAAAAAGTCTCTCGGAGAACTCGCCTTCGTGGCTGTAGCAGTCCTGGCGGTCGGAAATGCGAGTGGCCGTATTGTCGCGGGTATCATTTCCGACAAGATGGGCCGCCAGTGGACGATGTTCGGATTTCTTATCCTGCAGGCCATAGTACTCTTCGTGCTCTATTTGCTGAAAGGCGGTGCGGAGTGGCCTATTGTGCTGCTCATCGTGCTGCTTATCGGGGCCAACTACGGGTCAAACCTGTCGCTCTTTCCTTCTGCAACCAAAGATTATTTCGGGCTCAAGAACTTCGGCGTGAATTACGGCTTCGTCTTCACCGCTTGGGGTATTGCAGGCCTCATCATGCCGTGGGTGAACGGTCGTATTAAGGACGCCACAGGCTCTGATACTCTGACGTTCTTCATAATCATCGCGGTTCTCATAATAGCCGCGCTGCTGACCTTTGTGAGCAGATCTATAGCAGCAAGAGACGCAGCTTTGGCAAAGGCGTAA